The Polaribacter sp. Q13 sequence AGCAATCGCTTTAGTAATTGTTTCATGTAAACAAGAAGTACCTAAAGATTACTTAACCTTTTCTGGAACAATTACAAATCAAAATTCCGATTCTTTAATTATTGCACAACGTAATATTATTAAAACAATTAAAGTAGATGCTAATGGTGTATTCTCTGATACTCTTAAAGTTGAGCCAGGAAACTATATTTTCTTTGATGGAAAAGAAAGAGCATCTATATTTTTAAAAAACGGATACGATTTAAAAATAAGCTTAGATGCAAAACAGTTTGACGAGACTTTAAAATACGAAGGTGTTGGTTCGGAGGCAAATAATTATTTAGCTAAAAAAAGAACTTTACAAGAAAAACTTATAGATTATGAAGCGCTTATGAACATGTCTAAAACAGACTTTGATAATAAAATGGCTTCAAATTCAAAAGAATTTAAAACACTTTTAATGAGTGTTAAAAATTTAGACTCTATTTTTATTGACTCTCAAGAAAAAGACCTTGAAGGTTTAAATAAACAGTTTACTTCTATGTTTGATGAGAAACAAAAATTAATTGCGTTAACAGGACAAGTGTCTCCTGAATTTTCTGATTACGAAAACAATGCAGGTGGAAACACATCTTTAGATGATTTAAAAGGAAAATATGTTTACATAGATATGTGGGCTACTTGGTGTGGACCTTGTAAAGCAGAAATTCCGCATTTAAAAAAGGTAGAAAAAGCATATCATGGTAAAAATATCGAATTTGTAAGCATATCTATAGATAGAAAAAATGCATACGATGCTTGGAAAAAAATGATAGTTGATGAAGAACTAGGAGGTATTCAGTTATGGGCAAAAGAAGATAATGCTTTTGCAGATGATTATTTGGTAACAGGAATTCCTAGATTTATTTTAGTAAGCCCAGAGGGTAAAATTGTAAATGCTGATGCGCCAAGACCTTCTAGCGAAAAATTAACAGAACTATTTAATGCATTAAACATATAAAAGTAAAGTCAATTATTTTTAATTGTTTTCGGTTACAAATTACCTTGGAATATAAGTTTTCAAGGTAATTTCTTTTTATAGATGTACCTCCATAATAATGGACATCGGTTTATCAAAAAAAAATATTTAGGTTGTCGGTTCCTGCAAAAAATAAACTTCAAATTAGTTGAGGAAAACAGCAATTAAGCTTCTTATATAACTTTATTACTTAGTTTTCTTTTAGATTTAAAACCCCATAAAAAGAAAAGATAAGTTTTAATTTTAGTAGTCAATTCAATTCTTAATATTTTAAAAGCTTTTGTAATTTGACCTTCAACAGTTTTAATTGAAATGTCTAAATGTTCAGAAATTTCTAAATTAGTTAGTCCATCTTTTTTACTCAGTGTAAAAATTTTTTTACATTT is a genomic window containing:
- a CDS encoding TlpA disulfide reductase family protein; translation: MKKLIYLVAIALVIVSCKQEVPKDYLTFSGTITNQNSDSLIIAQRNIIKTIKVDANGVFSDTLKVEPGNYIFFDGKERASIFLKNGYDLKISLDAKQFDETLKYEGVGSEANNYLAKKRTLQEKLIDYEALMNMSKTDFDNKMASNSKEFKTLLMSVKNLDSIFIDSQEKDLEGLNKQFTSMFDEKQKLIALTGQVSPEFSDYENNAGGNTSLDDLKGKYVYIDMWATWCGPCKAEIPHLKKVEKAYHGKNIEFVSISIDRKNAYDAWKKMIVDEELGGIQLWAKEDNAFADDYLVTGIPRFILVSPEGKIVNADAPRPSSEKLTELFNALNI